A genomic region of Desulfosarcina ovata subsp. ovata contains the following coding sequences:
- a CDS encoding phage integrase N-terminal SAM-like domain-containing protein, with product MNPTETKRFNKLYQHHLRMLKLQGKAQKTIDAYARAVRRISAYFDCCPDQLTLEQREHYFSALVASHSWSTVKVDRNGLI from the coding sequence ATGAATCCAACGGAAACGAAACGATTTAATAAACTTTATCAACATCATCTGCGCATGCTCAAGCTCCAGGGCAAGGCTCAAAAGACCATTGATGCCTACGCGCGTGCTGTGCGCCGGATCAGTGCATACTTTGATTGTTGCCCCGATCAATTGACCCTGGAACAACGGGAACACTATTTCTCCGCTCTTGTCGCGTCCCATTCCTGGAGTACCGTCAAAGTTGACCGCAATGGTCTGATATAA